One segment of Ascidiaceihabitans donghaensis DNA contains the following:
- a CDS encoding phage protease: MTQAQFTTAIMMHSTLPEPTENAPVPEWVHLLPVGEIPTDDQRGPYVADDLEAIVALSFADNDLLVIDENHSTDLSAPKGGEAPARGWIQEMDIRDTGIWGKVAWNASGRALLADRAYRSLSPVILHDGKKQILAIRRASLTNTPNLRGMTALNATQNPDEDTNMNMIAKTAAMLGLGETADEEQVMAALTAKLEEKADDGAAALQSSLDSIGEALGVKGADGGAILVAAQSAGKGSNDLVTALQSQVTALTDTVTTLQATGKQSAAEAFVDGAIAEMRIGLNSSNRQLYIDLHSKDPNAAEEMIKAMPVMSPGTAGALSAQDAAVREDMQSATAEELTAKATTYLATQHSAGLTDLTMTQAILAVSEGKS; encoded by the coding sequence ATGACACAGGCACAATTCACCACTGCAATCATGATGCACAGCACCTTACCGGAGCCGACGGAAAACGCGCCGGTTCCTGAATGGGTGCATTTGTTGCCAGTTGGCGAAATTCCAACAGATGACCAGCGGGGGCCTTATGTAGCAGACGATCTTGAAGCGATTGTGGCGCTCAGCTTTGCCGATAACGACCTTCTCGTCATCGACGAAAACCACTCGACCGACCTAAGCGCCCCGAAAGGCGGCGAAGCGCCGGCACGCGGATGGATCCAAGAAATGGACATTCGCGACACTGGCATTTGGGGCAAAGTCGCCTGGAATGCATCAGGCAGAGCGCTGTTGGCAGACCGAGCCTATCGCAGTCTGAGCCCCGTCATCTTGCATGATGGCAAAAAGCAAATTCTCGCCATTCGCCGCGCCAGCCTGACCAACACACCCAATCTGCGCGGCATGACTGCGCTCAATGCGACACAAAATCCAGATGAGGACACCAATATGAACATGATTGCAAAAACTGCGGCCATGCTCGGCCTCGGCGAAACTGCCGATGAAGAGCAGGTCATGGCAGCTTTGACGGCAAAACTGGAAGAAAAAGCCGATGACGGCGCTGCCGCGTTGCAGTCTTCCCTCGACAGCATCGGCGAAGCTCTGGGCGTAAAAGGCGCGGATGGAGGGGCCATTCTGGTCGCAGCGCAAAGTGCTGGCAAAGGATCGAATGATCTGGTGACAGCCCTGCAATCACAGGTCACAGCGCTGACAGACACGGTCACGACCTTGCAGGCCACCGGCAAGCAATCCGCAGCGGAGGCTTTTGTCGATGGTGCTATCGCAGAAATGCGCATCGGTCTGAACTCTTCCAACCGCCAGCTCTACATCGATCTGCACTCAAAAGATCCCAACGCCGCCGAAGAGATGATCAAGGCCATGCCTGTCATGTCTCCGGGCACCGCTGGCGCTCTTAGTGCTCAGGACGCTGCAGTTCGTGAAGACATGCAATCGGCCACAGCCGAAGAGCTGACCGCAAAAGCCACAACCTATCTCGCCACACAGCATTCGGCCGGGTTGACGGACTTGACAATGACACAAGCCATTTTGGCAGTTTCGGAAGGCAAATCATGA
- a CDS encoding capsid protein: MTRRPFAANAVLTAIAVNFANPASALIADQVMPRVPVGEEDFKWTEYPISEGFNTPDAKVGRLGRVKQLEFTGTERTASVDDYGLEVPIPYSDIDKAAKMRARNASAFDPEANAAERVTDTLQNIREVRVSGMVHNPDNYEADKKTALVGGAKFSDYANSSPIDVIKAAINGTLIYPGSTCAMSHNVWTTLSSHPDLVNAVRGNLTNKGMITPEEFVSLFSGEGLTALHIGRAYTNTSKPGQAAELQRAWRDHMSFMHLDPMASVQAGGVTWGLTGEYASRIAGRTEDPNIGLHGGYNIRVGERVKELIIAKQVGYLVQNCV; encoded by the coding sequence ATGACCCGTCGCCCCTTTGCCGCCAATGCCGTTCTGACCGCCATTGCGGTCAATTTTGCAAACCCCGCGTCAGCTCTGATCGCTGACCAAGTCATGCCCCGCGTTCCGGTGGGCGAAGAAGACTTCAAGTGGACGGAATATCCGATCTCTGAAGGCTTCAACACACCAGATGCCAAAGTCGGGCGTCTGGGCCGTGTGAAGCAACTCGAGTTCACAGGCACCGAACGCACGGCATCTGTTGACGATTACGGTCTGGAAGTTCCCATTCCCTATTCCGACATCGACAAAGCGGCCAAAATGCGTGCCCGCAATGCCAGCGCCTTTGATCCAGAGGCAAATGCCGCTGAACGCGTCACGGACACGTTGCAAAATATCCGCGAAGTGCGTGTCTCTGGCATGGTGCACAATCCGGACAATTACGAAGCCGACAAAAAGACAGCTTTGGTTGGTGGCGCCAAATTCTCAGACTATGCCAACTCTTCGCCAATCGATGTCATCAAGGCAGCCATCAACGGCACCCTGATCTATCCCGGCAGCACATGTGCCATGTCACACAATGTCTGGACAACACTCAGTTCTCACCCGGACCTGGTCAATGCGGTGCGCGGCAATCTGACCAACAAAGGCATGATCACACCGGAAGAGTTTGTGTCCTTGTTCTCTGGTGAAGGCCTGACGGCCTTGCATATCGGGCGCGCCTACACCAACACAAGCAAGCCCGGACAAGCCGCTGAACTGCAACGCGCCTGGCGTGATCACATGTCCTTTATGCACCTCGATCCGATGGCGTCTGTACAAGCCGGCGGCGTCACTTGGGGCCTGACAGGCGAATATGCGTCACGCATCGCCGGTCGCACTGAGGATCCCAATATCGGCCTTCATGGTGGCTACAACATCCGCGTCGGTGAACGGGTCAAAGAACTGATCATCGCCAAGCAGGTCGGCTACCTCGTTCAGAACTGCGTCTAA
- a CDS encoding phage minor head protein, which translates to MADPLAATLSKPFKAQLATFRLRLRNLVPTSKWDDLVKSQHDSAFMVAGAVKADLLADLAQAVDKAISEGRGFDAFKKDFRSIVEKRGWHGWTGEGTEAGENWRMRTIYRTNLRTSFMAGRHAQLVAGNYKYWVYRHGGAAHPREHHLALDGIALPSDHPFWRTHFPPNGWGCGCYVRGANSLRGIRRVGGDPNKTLPDGWDAIDPKTNAPEGIDRNWDYAPGATVSDTINALRPKLETLPDALSIDLIQEWLKEELFGQWLKAPAGNWPLVKIPEAAAVRIKSKQRVAVFSPESAQKQKAHHPELETSDYLQAQKTVSEADHVISTRKNHLTFVKDAPEQPGYVLVVKAVLQADELYVVSFRRMSSDQVKKDQELRRLKRQGKKP; encoded by the coding sequence ATGGCTGATCCACTTGCTGCCACCTTAAGCAAACCCTTCAAAGCCCAGCTTGCCACGTTTCGGTTGCGTTTGAGAAACCTTGTCCCAACCTCGAAATGGGATGACCTGGTCAAATCCCAGCATGACAGCGCATTCATGGTGGCCGGCGCGGTCAAGGCCGATTTGCTGGCGGATCTGGCGCAAGCCGTGGACAAAGCGATTTCCGAAGGGCGCGGATTCGACGCGTTCAAAAAGGACTTTCGCAGCATTGTTGAAAAACGCGGCTGGCACGGTTGGACCGGCGAAGGGACCGAAGCCGGTGAAAACTGGCGCATGCGAACAATCTACCGCACCAACCTGCGGACCAGTTTCATGGCCGGCCGTCACGCCCAGCTTGTGGCAGGCAATTACAAATACTGGGTCTATCGCCACGGTGGCGCTGCGCATCCACGCGAACACCATCTTGCCTTGGACGGCATCGCCCTGCCCTCGGATCACCCGTTTTGGCGGACACACTTCCCGCCCAATGGTTGGGGCTGTGGCTGTTATGTGCGTGGTGCGAACAGTTTGCGCGGGATCCGCCGTGTCGGTGGTGATCCGAACAAAACACTGCCTGATGGTTGGGACGCAATCGACCCGAAAACCAATGCGCCTGAAGGCATAGACCGCAATTGGGACTATGCGCCTGGTGCAACGGTTTCTGACACAATCAACGCATTGCGCCCAAAACTGGAAACGCTGCCTGACGCGCTGTCAATTGATCTCATTCAGGAGTGGTTGAAAGAAGAGCTGTTTGGGCAATGGTTGAAGGCCCCTGCGGGCAATTGGCCACTGGTGAAAATTCCGGAAGCGGCTGCGGTTCGGATCAAATCCAAACAGCGTGTCGCAGTTTTCTCACCTGAAAGTGCACAAAAACAAAAGGCCCATCACCCGGAACTTGAGACCTCGGATTATCTGCAGGCCCAAAAAACAGTGTCAGAGGCCGATCATGTGATCAGCACACGCAAAAACCATCTGACTTTCGTGAAGGATGCGCCAGAGCAGCCGGGCTATGTGTTGGTGGTTAAGGCTGTTTTGCAAGCGGACGAGCTGTATGTGGTCAGCTTCCGGCGTATGTCATCTGATCAGGTCAAGAAAGATCAGGAATTGAGACGCTTGAAGAGACAAGGAAAGAAACCGTGA
- a CDS encoding phage virion morphogenesis protein gives MANVTFNDDALQAALRNLDLGLQDKSTLMNQIGEAWAQLNTDRLEAGVSPDGTSFAPRSQATLAAYAAKGISPIGGPLRLTGDMANFIHHDYSPDHAEVGSSAVQAAMMHFGGPKSRFPNLWGDIPARPFVGLAESDTPEITEVIEDYLEGLIE, from the coding sequence ATGGCGAACGTGACTTTCAACGACGATGCCCTTCAGGCAGCTTTACGCAATCTGGATCTTGGCCTTCAGGATAAAAGCACGTTGATGAACCAAATCGGCGAAGCCTGGGCGCAACTCAACACCGACCGACTGGAAGCCGGTGTCAGCCCGGATGGCACATCCTTTGCACCGCGCTCACAAGCAACGCTTGCAGCATATGCCGCCAAGGGCATTTCTCCAATCGGGGGGCCATTGCGGCTTACCGGCGACATGGCGAATTTTATCCATCACGATTACAGCCCCGATCACGCAGAAGTCGGATCCAGCGCGGTCCAGGCGGCAATGATGCACTTTGGCGGTCCGAAGTCCCGGTTTCCAAACCTGTGGGGGGATATTCCAGCACGTCCATTTGTTGGGCTTGCGGAAAGCGACACGCCGGAAATCACCGAAGTCATTGAAGATTATCTCGAGGGTTTGATAGAGTAA
- a CDS encoding DUF1799 domain-containing protein: MIVWAEHIPAFHAFLAVCGQWRAFEVDGRIVPIALDYTAARAGLKLAGIKIKPKVWADLQTIELAALKAMREKLK, encoded by the coding sequence TTGATTGTTTGGGCCGAACACATTCCGGCCTTCCACGCATTTCTAGCCGTTTGTGGCCAATGGCGGGCCTTTGAAGTCGATGGGCGGATCGTTCCGATCGCGCTGGATTACACCGCAGCCAGAGCGGGTCTCAAGCTGGCAGGCATCAAGATCAAACCCAAAGTCTGGGCGGACCTTCAAACAATCGAACTGGCGGCTTTGAAAGCCATGCGGGAGAAACTGAAGTGA
- a CDS encoding DUF6950 family protein, with translation MTFTRLPDWRKHLLAYLQQTARTPFEEGLNDCALFVAGGVLAMTGHDFAAPYRGQYSTTVGGMRLLRDNGFADHIALAKSHLPTKPLAFANVGDAAVMPSSDGPALGIVQGPNVYVLAPSGLAHLPLTNATEILGV, from the coding sequence ATGACCTTCACCCGCTTGCCAGACTGGCGAAAACACCTTCTTGCCTATCTTCAACAGACCGCTCGAACGCCGTTTGAAGAGGGTTTAAATGATTGCGCCCTGTTTGTTGCAGGCGGCGTGCTGGCGATGACCGGGCATGATTTTGCAGCACCTTACCGCGGTCAATATTCGACCACAGTGGGCGGCATGCGCTTACTGCGCGACAACGGGTTTGCAGATCACATCGCTCTGGCCAAGTCACATCTGCCGACCAAACCTTTGGCCTTTGCCAACGTCGGGGATGCCGCCGTCATGCCAAGCTCCGATGGGCCCGCTTTGGGCATCGTGCAAGGACCAAACGTCTATGTCCTGGCGCCATCCGGTCTGGCGCACCTTCCCCTCACAAACGCCACAGAAATCTTGGGAGTTTAA
- a CDS encoding capsid cement protein, giving the protein MIPTLTRSYAVTAALAGFRIAAFAAPATDRAATVATANDDPFIGVTASLGATAGEMVDIYVAGFAPVQLGGPVSAGDPLTSDATGNAVLATPAVGTTVRIIGFADEAGVSGDIVDALLAPGVLHEPA; this is encoded by the coding sequence ATGATCCCCACACTCACACGTTCTTACGCAGTCACCGCCGCGCTGGCTGGTTTCCGCATCGCAGCTTTCGCAGCACCGGCAACAGACCGGGCAGCAACTGTCGCAACCGCAAACGATGATCCGTTCATCGGCGTGACAGCAAGTCTGGGCGCCACCGCCGGTGAAATGGTCGACATCTACGTCGCAGGTTTCGCCCCCGTGCAACTGGGTGGTCCGGTGTCTGCAGGCGATCCGCTCACCAGCGATGCCACAGGCAATGCCGTTCTGGCCACGCCTGCGGTCGGCACGACAGTCCGGATCATTGGCTTTGCCGATGAAGCTGGCGTGAGTGGCGACATCGTCGATGCGTTGCTTGCCCCCGGCGTGCTGCACGAACCCGCTTAA
- a CDS encoding phage tail length tape measure family protein: MSNFVVSGRIQMEAEAARKEVQSFSGSLDSAKASATGFSTSATQAESSTQKMGVATNATEKQVAELRRMVAAASTEIQKMRGQQTNAGKDTRVLGQANQVAAGQVGNLTAQFNDIGVMLAAGQNPLQLAIQQGTQITQVIGPMGAAGAVKSLGSALKAMVSPVSLLTLGVIAGGAALFQWATGAMSAADGAGTFTEKLDEATGQVQTYIDLINSQDDSFSARFESAKGQIEATSEAYRDLIALAKIDALQNIDSLTQGLASSVLDASYLQGEIGDTGDLLGIETQLQGNITVWKANRDAVRDFVDELKTLEGAASLDAQYQSALALRETFKSTVDVSGEMTAQQIEFWRNLSLSIQQMELLGAAAKSVEQTEADIAANKSQAAQRHYAQTMLQSNAAKQSAQELLVSLQAQAALNEIVARHGANSVQATQARVQAERDAFIETELSADMSQTLRDMLLAAWDAANGVAGVDMAGNINLATQAAVTFTNQLANALALQRGLAADAATGDNPDFFDPRNESGTAGQVTRPRGVPVQNRPGYKLPKPRKTGGGGGRNSATTQLEKERKATQDLIDSLNQELAILRESDPIRQEMLRNRDALAGATAEERAQIEQLITAREAEQLAAEQQREAWESFRTITYDTFTDLVTSGKSFGDVLTDLTAKIADMALQGLLLGEGPLGGIFGGSSGGGLLGDIFGSIFPGSSLPAAATGGMIYGKGGGKSDDVLMWGSTGEYMINAEATAKNRHLLERINAGDVIPAFASGGAVDGSVVGTRGTSGAGAMQVSMDLRGARGNQEITESARLGMEQALKEYDRNVLPRRVATIKDEPRRIG; the protein is encoded by the coding sequence GTGAGCAACTTCGTTGTCAGTGGACGGATCCAGATGGAAGCCGAAGCCGCACGCAAGGAAGTGCAGAGCTTTTCGGGGTCTTTGGACAGCGCCAAGGCCAGCGCGACGGGTTTCAGCACGTCTGCGACGCAGGCCGAAAGCTCGACCCAGAAAATGGGCGTTGCGACTAACGCCACTGAAAAACAGGTTGCAGAACTGCGCCGCATGGTGGCCGCGGCTTCGACCGAGATCCAAAAAATGCGCGGCCAACAAACCAACGCAGGCAAAGACACGCGTGTGCTGGGTCAGGCCAATCAAGTGGCGGCTGGTCAGGTCGGCAACCTCACTGCACAGTTCAACGACATCGGTGTGATGCTGGCTGCGGGCCAGAACCCGCTGCAACTGGCCATTCAGCAAGGCACCCAAATCACCCAAGTGATTGGCCCAATGGGGGCAGCCGGTGCCGTGAAATCACTCGGATCAGCACTGAAGGCCATGGTCAGCCCCGTCAGCCTGTTGACCTTGGGTGTGATTGCAGGTGGTGCCGCATTGTTTCAATGGGCCACTGGCGCCATGAGTGCGGCTGACGGTGCCGGCACGTTTACAGAGAAGCTTGATGAAGCGACCGGCCAAGTCCAAACCTACATCGATCTGATCAACAGCCAGGACGACAGTTTTTCCGCGCGGTTTGAAAGTGCCAAGGGGCAGATCGAAGCCACATCCGAGGCGTACCGCGACTTGATTGCCTTGGCGAAGATCGACGCGTTGCAGAACATCGACAGCCTCACACAAGGCTTGGCCAGCAGCGTTTTGGACGCCAGCTATCTTCAAGGTGAAATCGGCGACACCGGCGATCTGTTGGGGATCGAAACCCAACTGCAGGGCAATATCACAGTCTGGAAAGCGAACCGTGACGCTGTTCGGGATTTTGTGGATGAGCTGAAGACGCTTGAAGGTGCGGCCAGCCTTGATGCTCAGTATCAATCAGCCTTGGCACTGCGAGAGACGTTCAAAAGCACGGTTGATGTCAGTGGGGAAATGACAGCGCAACAGATTGAATTCTGGCGCAACCTTTCGCTATCCATCCAGCAAATGGAACTGCTGGGTGCGGCTGCCAAAAGCGTCGAACAAACAGAAGCCGACATTGCTGCTAACAAAAGCCAAGCCGCGCAACGCCACTATGCGCAAACGATGCTTCAGTCGAATGCCGCAAAGCAGTCGGCCCAAGAACTTCTCGTTTCGTTGCAAGCCCAAGCGGCCTTAAACGAAATCGTTGCCCGTCATGGCGCCAACAGCGTTCAGGCCACCCAAGCACGGGTCCAGGCAGAGCGAGACGCCTTTATCGAGACAGAATTGTCAGCGGACATGTCGCAAACACTGCGTGACATGCTGTTGGCAGCTTGGGACGCTGCCAATGGCGTTGCCGGTGTGGATATGGCAGGCAACATCAATCTTGCCACCCAAGCGGCCGTGACGTTCACAAACCAATTGGCAAACGCATTGGCTTTGCAACGTGGGTTGGCCGCAGATGCCGCCACCGGCGACAATCCAGACTTCTTTGATCCCAGAAACGAAAGCGGCACAGCCGGTCAGGTGACACGGCCGCGTGGCGTTCCCGTGCAAAACCGCCCCGGTTACAAGCTACCCAAGCCACGTAAAACTGGCGGCGGCGGCGGGCGCAATTCTGCGACCACTCAGCTGGAAAAAGAACGCAAGGCCACACAGGATCTGATCGACAGCTTGAACCAGGAGCTGGCCATCCTGCGCGAAAGCGACCCCATTCGCCAAGAGATGTTACGCAACCGCGACGCGCTGGCGGGTGCAACGGCAGAAGAACGGGCGCAGATTGAACAACTGATCACAGCGCGTGAAGCCGAACAGTTGGCGGCAGAACAGCAACGTGAAGCATGGGAAAGCTTCAGAACGATCACCTATGACACCTTCACAGATCTGGTCACCAGCGGTAAATCCTTTGGTGATGTTTTGACCGATCTGACTGCGAAGATCGCGGATATGGCGTTGCAAGGCCTGCTGTTGGGCGAAGGCCCATTGGGTGGCATTTTTGGCGGCAGTTCGGGCGGCGGATTACTTGGCGACATTTTTGGGTCAATCTTTCCCGGCTCCAGTCTGCCAGCGGCCGCCACCGGTGGCATGATCTATGGCAAAGGCGGCGGCAAGTCTGATGATGTGCTCATGTGGGGATCCACCGGCGAATATATGATCAACGCCGAAGCCACCGCAAAAAACCGCCACCTTCTGGAACGTATCAACGCAGGCGACGTCATTCCTGCCTTTGCATCTGGCGGTGCCGTCGATGGATCAGTTGTTGGGACGCGCGGCACGTCAGGGGCCGGAGCAATGCAGGTCAGCATGGATCTGCGCGGTGCACGCGGCAATCAAGAGATCACGGAATCGGCGCGGCTTGGAATGGAGCAAGCCCTGAAAGAATACGACCGCAACGTGCTTCCGCGCCGTGTAGCAACAATCAAAGACGAACCAAGGAGGATTGGGTGA
- a CDS encoding phage tail terminator protein, with protein MLVDDVITRLKQDVSDLQRVEGAAAFSAVVQSGQAPTRTPVAYVFSSGMRGGQAEASAGAFIQDVSENISVALMLRSSDRIGTKGIEPIDALKRSVIDALCGWMAPGRTDVFDLRSGKMLSFNAGLLTYALEFSTTDQLRIFS; from the coding sequence ATGTTGGTGGATGATGTGATCACGCGCCTGAAGCAAGACGTGTCAGACCTTCAAAGGGTTGAAGGTGCAGCGGCGTTTTCTGCCGTGGTGCAATCGGGCCAAGCCCCGACGCGCACGCCGGTGGCCTATGTCTTCTCTTCAGGCATGCGCGGCGGGCAAGCCGAAGCATCGGCAGGCGCGTTCATACAAGACGTCTCCGAGAATATCAGCGTGGCCCTCATGTTGCGCTCAAGTGACCGCATCGGAACCAAAGGCATTGAGCCCATCGACGCGCTGAAACGCTCGGTAATTGACGCGCTTTGCGGCTGGATGGCCCCCGGCCGCACAGACGTCTTTGACCTGCGCTCCGGCAAGATGCTCAGCTTCAACGCTGGCCTGCTGACCTACGCCCTCGAATTTTCCACGACAGACCAATTGAGGATTTTCTCATGA
- a CDS encoding phage tail tube protein, with amino-acid sequence MSLKWNSKILLAKIEATYGVDATPTAAQNAILAKEVSFEPMAGSDVSRDLETSFLGGQGSVPIDLHAKLSFKVELVGSGAAGTPPAWGPLMRGCGVAETITAGTSVVYNPVSDGHESLSTYFQVEGTQHVIKGTRGTCTLDLSSSAIPYLNFEFTGLFTRPTEEARANPDLSGFMDPLPVNNANTPVFTVDGTSLTMRSFMLNLGNEIAPRFLVGEESILITDREDSVETKVVGVDLGTFDPYGLALDQAEIPIVLKHGTQAGNIIQIDVARAQMQRLQGLENAQKIMEWPLRLSPIPDAGNDQWTLTLT; translated from the coding sequence ATGTCGCTTAAATGGAATTCGAAAATCCTGTTGGCCAAGATCGAAGCGACCTACGGCGTTGATGCAACACCAACAGCTGCGCAAAACGCGATCCTTGCCAAAGAAGTGTCCTTTGAGCCTATGGCCGGCAGCGACGTCAGCCGCGATCTGGAAACCAGCTTTCTGGGGGGCCAAGGCTCGGTCCCGATCGATCTGCATGCCAAGTTGAGCTTCAAGGTTGAGCTGGTCGGATCAGGTGCGGCCGGCACGCCGCCTGCATGGGGCCCCTTGATGCGCGGGTGCGGTGTCGCCGAAACCATCACAGCCGGTACATCGGTGGTCTACAATCCGGTCAGCGACGGGCATGAAAGCCTTTCAACCTATTTTCAGGTGGAAGGCACCCAGCATGTCATCAAGGGCACACGCGGCACCTGCACGTTGGATTTGAGCTCGTCTGCCATTCCCTACCTGAACTTCGAATTCACCGGCCTGTTCACGCGGCCCACCGAAGAAGCGCGGGCGAACCCCGATCTGTCCGGTTTCATGGATCCCCTGCCCGTCAACAACGCCAACACACCCGTCTTCACAGTCGATGGCACAAGCCTGACCATGCGCAGCTTCATGCTGAACTTGGGCAACGAGATCGCGCCGCGCTTCCTGGTCGGCGAGGAAAGCATCCTGATCACGGATCGCGAGGACAGCGTCGAGACCAAAGTGGTGGGCGTCGATCTTGGCACCTTCGATCCTTACGGCTTGGCGCTTGATCAGGCTGAAATCCCGATCGTGCTCAAACACGGCACCCAAGCTGGCAACATCATTCAGATTGATGTGGCACGCGCCCAGATGCAGCGCCTGCAGGGTTTGGAAAACGCCCAGAAGATCATGGAATGGCCCCTGCGCCTTTCCCCAATTCCGGACGCTGGCAACGACCAGTGGACCCTGACCCTCACATAA
- a CDS encoding M23 family metallopeptidase, translating to MTTILARFLAAGIASALTVLLGVYFIVEMSVGTIHRRIDDTNANLQNLREEIRREIDYRISNAVQELGRLPPTDFQDVVMRSVQESKVVLRETEEGGNNQMTLTIQYDGVGGVPVAKYDTVKDVVFYLYGDSYYDEFGRPEHQEEQMIRLATPVRGSFRFASGFGPRWGRMHNGIDFAAVEGTPIYAAANGIVTMAGWKSGYGKLIKIDHENGFETWYAHLSSVDVTVGEMVRTDEQIGAMGSTGRSTGTHLHFEVRLDGDPVNPMTFLNNTPSRQTPQQLIGAELASFLNFIEVTRLKPIANNAFFRKEQT from the coding sequence GTGACAACAATTTTAGCGCGATTTTTAGCAGCAGGTATAGCATCTGCCTTAACGGTTCTTCTTGGGGTGTATTTCATTGTCGAGATGTCTGTTGGTACGATTCATCGTCGGATAGATGACACCAACGCCAACCTGCAAAATTTGCGGGAGGAAATACGAAGAGAAATAGACTATAGAATTTCAAATGCAGTCCAAGAACTGGGTCGACTTCCTCCAACCGACTTTCAAGACGTCGTCATGCGAAGTGTTCAAGAAAGCAAAGTTGTTCTTCGTGAGACAGAGGAAGGCGGCAACAATCAAATGACCCTGACCATTCAATACGATGGTGTGGGTGGAGTGCCAGTGGCAAAATACGACACCGTCAAAGACGTGGTTTTTTATTTGTATGGGGATTCCTACTACGATGAATTTGGCAGACCAGAGCATCAAGAGGAGCAAATGATCCGACTTGCGACTCCTGTGCGAGGCAGTTTCAGGTTCGCTTCAGGTTTTGGACCACGATGGGGGCGGATGCACAATGGGATTGATTTCGCGGCCGTTGAAGGCACCCCTATCTATGCTGCAGCAAATGGGATTGTCACGATGGCAGGTTGGAAATCTGGCTACGGGAAACTAATCAAAATTGACCATGAGAACGGTTTCGAAACTTGGTACGCGCATCTTTCCAGCGTTGATGTAACAGTTGGTGAAATGGTTCGAACCGATGAACAAATTGGTGCAATGGGAAGCACCGGCCGAAGCACTGGCACTCATTTGCATTTTGAAGTGCGACTTGATGGTGACCCCGTCAATCCGATGACATTTTTAAACAACACACCATCCCGACAGACGCCTCAGCAACTAATAGGGGCAGAACTCGCATCTTTTCTGAACTTCATTGAAGTGACTAGGCTCAAGCCAATTGCAAACAATGCGTTCTTTAGAAAAGAACAGACATAG
- a CDS encoding gp436 family protein, giving the protein MSYVTTAQMIERYGRSLLLDLTDRTDPPVGEINQSTMDVAFQTAAALIDGYLATRYRLPLNPMSDLIQPLAEKLVIYDLHTYTPDQKITDEHKNAIATLKLIADGTLRLPSGGIEPQGTGGTGAQSTDRDREMTPDKLSGFI; this is encoded by the coding sequence GTGAGCTACGTCACAACAGCCCAAATGATTGAACGCTACGGTCGGTCGCTGTTGTTGGACCTCACTGATCGCACGGATCCACCAGTTGGCGAAATCAACCAAAGCACAATGGATGTCGCGTTTCAGACGGCGGCCGCATTGATCGATGGCTACCTTGCCACGCGGTATCGCCTGCCATTGAACCCTATGTCTGATTTGATCCAGCCACTGGCGGAAAAGCTGGTGATCTATGATCTGCACACCTACACGCCCGATCAAAAAATCACGGACGAACACAAGAACGCTATCGCAACGCTGAAACTTATCGCTGATGGAACACTCCGTCTGCCAAGCGGTGGCATTGAGCCGCAAGGCACCGGCGGCACAGGTGCCCAATCCACGGACCGCGACCGCGAAATGACACCAGACAAATTGTCAGGGTTCATCTGA